The DNA segment ACAGTGGTCAACTGCGGGTTCATAATCTTTGCCGCTTCAGGATGGACTTTTGAAAAAAGGTCAGCGTTCTCTAATCCCGTGCTTTTGGCGTTCACGATGATGTCGGCCACATGTACGATCACTAACAAATTAAAATTAGTAGCGTTTTCATTGAGGGCGTGGTGATAGGTGATGGTATCGGTCAGGGAGGCTGGCAGGTCCCATTTTTTTGTCAGATGCCCTCCGATCTGAGCGTGGGTGACGGGGGATGTCTTTTTTTCAGACTCATAAAAGGACAGGTTCTCCTCCTGTGTCAGCGCCCATATTTGGCCGAAAAGCTCTTTAAAATATTGGATCAAAACCACTTTCCCCACGTCGTGCAGAAGACCGGCCACAAAACAGTCGTCCGGGGGCTCGAGCCGGCTTTGTTCGGCCAGCCATCTGCTGGTCACGGCCACAGCCACGGAATGTTTCCAGAAATCCTTGATACTAAACCCTGGAAAGGTCTCCTTTCCCGAGAATGTGCCGATTACCGATATAGCGATGACAGCGTTTCGCACGGTGTTAAAGCCCAATAAAATCATAGCATGAGGGACGTTGGAGATATGAGACCGGACCCCGTAAAACGCGGAGTTGACCAGCCTTAAAATCTTGGAGACGATGGCCTGGTCCTTTTCTATGGTTTCACTCAACTCATTGATGGAGGTGTTATGGTCTTCCAGCATCCTGTTCACCTTGAGCGCCACGGTCGGCAGGGTGGGGATGTCTGAAATATCATCCAATTTTTTTAGAAACGTTTTTGTGTCCATGAAGCGCTCCTTTAAAATCAGTCCTTTGAATTAAACTCGACTTATTTAAAATGCTGATAGGTTTGACAACTCACACCTCACTTTTGATAGACATAGATGCGGTCAAGTACAGGGTCGGTTTTATCGAACTCTCTTAATTTACGAATATAGTTCTCGGTCAGGGTCGTGTTGTGAGGCAGGAGGAAGCGTCCGCTCGAGGCATAGAGCGGTCTTGTTAAGACCATGCCTTCCTTTAAACCGTCGAACGATATTTCTTTTTCTCCCGGGGGCGCCAGACCCTTGGTCTTTAAAAGGTTTAAAAAAACCTTTACAACATCAGGATCATATCGGGTAAAACTCTCTTTTTTCAGATGAAGAATCGCGGCCTCATTTAAGGCCTCCTCTTCTGTTAAACTTTTCTGGGTCATGCCGGTCGCCTTTGAAATCGCGCCAATGGCCTTGTCCAGGTCGGGTTTGAGGTTGACCATCCTGTCATAGGCGTCTGCTACGGCGATAATTTTCGCTCCTGTTGGTATGGCTTCCTCGGGCAGGTGATCCGGATAACCCTGGCCGTCGTTTCGTTCGTGATGAGCCCGAATTAATATCCCCACGTTGTCCAGTTTATTGATAAACCGAACCGTGGACTGTCCCTGCTCAGGATGGGTGCGAAAAAGGTCCTTCTCTTCCGGGCTCAATCTGTCCTCTTCTTGTTTCAAAAGCCTTGGACTGAAGCCAAGCTTGCCGATGTCATGCAGAAGGCCGGCGATTTCGATGTCAACGATCTCTTCCTCAGGCAGTTCAAGACTCTGGGCAATCTCACGCGAAAAAATGCTGACACGCCTTCCATGCCCGGCTAAATCAGGATTATGCATCTCCACCAGCGAGCCAAAAGCCCGGACAGTATTGTAAAGGCCTGTTTCGAGTTCCCTGTTTAACCCGGCCAGCTCTTTATTCTTGAGAACGATCTCCCTGGAACGCTCCTTTACCTTTTCTTCCAAATTTCTGTTGAGTTCGGCCAGCTCTTTATTCTGTTTTTTTGTCAGGGCCAAGAGCCGCTGGTTTTCCACTAGCAGTTCATACCGCTCAAGCTCTTCCCGGACCAGGCGCAGTAATTCCCCGTCATCCCAGGGCTTGGTAAGGTAGCGGTGAATCTCGCCCTTATTGACGGCGTCAATAATGGCGTTCATATCGGCGTGCCCGGTTAAAAGAATTCGGATGGCGTTGGGAAAGACCTCCTTGGCCTTTTCCAGGAATTCACTGCCAGTCATCTCTGGCATGCGCTGATCGGATATGATCAGGGAAAACGATTTCCCGGTTTCCTGGAGCAGCTTGAGTCCCTCCGCGCCGCTCGGCGCAGTGTGGATTTCATATTGCTCCTTGCGAAAGAGCCTCTGGAGCGATTTCGTTATGGACTCCTCATCATCCACAAAGAGAAGTCTATGCTTGTATTTTAGAGCCATGTTGACCCCCAAATGTTTTTTCATCTTGAATTTTAAAGAAGACTTCCAGGATTTCCGGATCAAACACCTGGCCGGAAAGCTCCCTCATTTCAATTAGCGCCTTTTCCTTTGGCCATGATTGTTTATAGGGTCGAGGGTGGGTCAAGGCGTCAAAGACATCGGCCACGGTCACGATTCTGGCAGATAAAGGGATGGCATTCCCTTCCAATCCATCGGGATATCCGGCGCCATCCCAGCTTTCGTGATGACTTCGGGCAATTTCACGCGCCGTTTTATAAAAAGCCTTGTCCCCTAAAATTTTTTCGCCGATGATAGTATGTGTCTTCATGACCGTCCATTCTTCTTCGTTCAGCGGGCCTGGCTTTCTCAGGATATTATCCGGGATGTGAATCTTGCCCACGTCATGCATGATGCTGAAAAAACTTATTTGCCTTGATTCCTCAACAGACATGCCGAGGCCTGTGCAGATATCACGAGTCAGGTCCTGAATCCGGTAGATATGTTCCCCGATATCGTCATCTCTGGCCTCAGCCGCTAAGCTCAGCATTACAATCCCTTCCTGAACCGCCTCCTCAAGCTCCATGGTTCTCTGGTGAACCAGGTCCTCAAGGTTTTCGTTGACAAGAATTAGCTGTTTGTTCTGCTCAGCAATCAATTTTTGAAGCCGCTTCTGTTCCAGGAGCAGGTTATAATGTTCAAAGGCCTTGGCAATTGTCCCTTTCAATTCATCGGACGACCATGGCTTGGTCAGGTAGGCGAAGATTTGCGAACGGATGATGGCCGCCCTGGCGTTTTCGAGACTGCCGTGGGCCGTAAGCAGGATGCTGACTACATCCGGTTTTTGTTTTTTGACCGTCTCGAGGAAAGTGACGCCATCCATGCCCGGCATCATCAGGTCAGACAGGACCACGCCAATGTCATGTTCGTTTATGAGGTCAAGGCCGGCTGAGCCTGAATGAGCCACATAGATGGCGTAGCCGTCAGGTCTGAACTCCCTTGTCAGGCTGCTGAGTATATTTGGCTCGTCATCCACAATTAGCAGGTTTTTATTCATCTGCCATTTACCATATCTCAAGGGAAGCTGGTATTGAGAACCGAATTATCCATCAGGAGCTATATCAGGCTTAGTTTGCAGGCTTATAGTAAAAGTTGTCCCTTTTCCCACTTCACTTTCCACCTCAATCGTGCCTTTATGCTGCTGGATAATGTTGTACGCGACATTCAATCCGAGGCCTGTGCCTTTGTTCACCTCCTTGGTCGTAAAAAACGGGTCGAATATCTTGGATAAAACCTGAGGCGATATACCTTTGCCTGTGTCGCTAATCCTGATCTCAACCTGCCCATTAGCGGCCCTGGTCGAAATTTTAATGGTGCCTTTTTTTTCGATAGCCTGGGCCGCATTGACCAAGATATTCATAAAAACCTGGTTCAAGCGCTGCGGATAACACATGACCAAAGGGATGTCACCAAGGTCTTTAATGACCTCTGCCTTGTATTTCAGCTCGTTCCAGACGATATTAAGGGTGCTTTCGATGCCCTGGTTGATATCAGCCTGTTCCAATTCTCCTTTGTCTATATGGGCAAAGTCCTTGAGGTCGGATACGATCTTTTCCACCCTTTTCGTGCCTTCAAGCGATTCCTCGATGACATTCTGATGGTCATCCTGGATAAAGTTAAGGTCAATCTCCTCCTTTATTTTTCTGACCTTTTCGAGAAGGCCCCGGATGGTTTCTTGCCCGCAATTCGCTATTCCCTTGCTTAGAGCTTCCTCTAAATATTCATACTGGTCTAGCAGTTTCCCTAAATCCTCCCGGTATTCGTTCATGGTCCCCAGGTTACTCTTGACGAACCCGACCGGATTGTTGATTTCATGGGCTACGCCTGCGGCCAGTTGTCCGATAGAGGCCATTTTTTCTGATTGCAAAAGCTGTGACTGGGTATTTTGAAGATCGGCCAGGGTTTTTTTCAATTCAGCGGTTCGTTCTTCGACCATCTTTTCAAGATTCTGGCTGTAGTTTTTTAGCTGCTGTTCAGCTTCTATCTTCTCGGTAATATCACTGGCATAACAGACCAAGGCGTTTTTACCATCATACAGTGTCCTCCCGGTGCTGATCTCGACAGGTATTTTTTTCCCTTTTTTATTGACGCCCCAGAATTGATAAGTTGATCGCAGATTATCTTCAGCCGGTCTTTCCGTGTATAATTTCCAAACTTTTTCGTAACTGTCAGGATGGATGATATCCTTTAAAGTCATTTGAAGAAGCTCTTCTCGGGTGTATCCAGATAGGTCAGCCACACCCTGATTAACATACTTGAAGACTCCTTTTCGCTCGCCCTCGTTCTGAATCACAGCGATACTGATTTTTGCCTTCGAGGCGGTGGCGATCAGGGTTCGATATCTTTCTTCGGATGATTCCAATTCTGCTGCGGCTGCTTTTAAGTTTGTTATCATCTGATTAAAGGCCTGGCCGAGAAGCCCGACTTCGTCTTTTGATTTGACCGTCACAGTTTGATCCAGGTTGCCGCGCGATATAATCCTGGCCGACTCGGCCAGGCTGACAATGGGTCGGGAAATTGACTTGGAGAGGAAGAATGAGGCAATGACTGCCAGTAAAAGGATGAGGCTGCCCCAGGCCAGATTACGAACGATTAAGGCCCTGGTGGCCTGTCTGACCGACTGAAGGGACAGCCCCAGCACGACGTACCATCTTTCCTTTCCTATAGTGACAGGGCGCACCAGGAGTATGCCCTTTTCTTGTCGCTCCGGGAAAAAATGATTATCGAGCAGGGTTTCCTTATCAAAAAGGAGAGAGGCATCGAGTTTATCTCCATAATAGGCCTTATCATTAGCCAGATAGACCTCGCCGTCAGGCTTGACCACCTTGGCGAAAATCACCTCTTTTTTCTCACCCAGGGTGATTTCATGAAGCATCTTCTCCACAAAAGCCCAGTTTAGGGACCAGAAGGCGCTCTCAGTGCTGGAGGCAATATGGCTGACCATGTGTGTGCCTGTATGAACCAGTCCTTCGGTCAAGACCCTGGACTCGAGCCTGACGGCCAGATAGGTGCTTATCCCCACCGCGATAAAGACCACCAGCACTACACTGAGCATTAACTTGTG comes from the Deltaproteobacteria bacterium genome and includes:
- a CDS encoding HDOD domain-containing protein — encoded protein: MDTKTFLKKLDDISDIPTLPTVALKVNRMLEDHNTSINELSETIEKDQAIVSKILRLVNSAFYGVRSHISNVPHAMILLGFNTVRNAVIAISVIGTFSGKETFPGFSIKDFWKHSVAVAVTSRWLAEQSRLEPPDDCFVAGLLHDVGKVVLIQYFKELFGQIWALTQEENLSFYESEKKTSPVTHAQIGGHLTKKWDLPASLTDTITYHHALNENATNFNLLVIVHVADIIVNAKSTGLENADLFSKVHPEAAKIMNPQLTTVSDWFPALEDEIESACAFFLEDVK
- a CDS encoding response regulator; translation: MNKNLLIVDDEPNILSSLTREFRPDGYAIYVAHSGSAGLDLINEHDIGVVLSDLMMPGMDGVTFLETVKKQKPDVVSILLTAHGSLENARAAIIRSQIFAYLTKPWSSDELKGTIAKAFEHYNLLLEQKRLQKLIAEQNKQLILVNENLEDLVHQRTMELEEAVQEGIVMLSLAAEARDDDIGEHIYRIQDLTRDICTGLGMSVEESRQISFFSIMHDVGKIHIPDNILRKPGPLNEEEWTVMKTHTIIGEKILGDKAFYKTAREIARSHHESWDGAGYPDGLEGNAIPLSARIVTVADVFDALTHPRPYKQSWPKEKALIEMRELSGQVFDPEILEVFFKIQDEKTFGGQHGSKIQA
- a CDS encoding PAS domain S-box protein, with protein sequence MRHKNEEVELKAKISIFHKLMLSVVLVVFIAVGISTYLAVRLESRVLTEGLVHTGTHMVSHIASSTESAFWSLNWAFVEKMLHEITLGEKKEVIFAKVVKPDGEVYLANDKAYYGDKLDASLLFDKETLLDNHFFPERQEKGILLVRPVTIGKERWYVVLGLSLQSVRQATRALIVRNLAWGSLILLLAVIASFFLSKSISRPIVSLAESARIISRGNLDQTVTVKSKDEVGLLGQAFNQMITNLKAAAAELESSEERYRTLIATASKAKISIAVIQNEGERKGVFKYVNQGVADLSGYTREELLQMTLKDIIHPDSYEKVWKLYTERPAEDNLRSTYQFWGVNKKGKKIPVEISTGRTLYDGKNALVCYASDITEKIEAEQQLKNYSQNLEKMVEERTAELKKTLADLQNTQSQLLQSEKMASIGQLAAGVAHEINNPVGFVKSNLGTMNEYREDLGKLLDQYEYLEEALSKGIANCGQETIRGLLEKVRKIKEEIDLNFIQDDHQNVIEESLEGTKRVEKIVSDLKDFAHIDKGELEQADINQGIESTLNIVWNELKYKAEVIKDLGDIPLVMCYPQRLNQVFMNILVNAAQAIEKKGTIKISTRAANGQVEIRISDTGKGISPQVLSKIFDPFFTTKEVNKGTGLGLNVAYNIIQQHKGTIEVESEVGKGTTFTISLQTKPDIAPDG
- a CDS encoding response regulator codes for the protein MALKYKHRLLFVDDEESITKSLQRLFRKEQYEIHTAPSGAEGLKLLQETGKSFSLIISDQRMPEMTGSEFLEKAKEVFPNAIRILLTGHADMNAIIDAVNKGEIHRYLTKPWDDGELLRLVREELERYELLVENQRLLALTKKQNKELAELNRNLEEKVKERSREIVLKNKELAGLNRELETGLYNTVRAFGSLVEMHNPDLAGHGRRVSIFSREIAQSLELPEEEIVDIEIAGLLHDIGKLGFSPRLLKQEEDRLSPEEKDLFRTHPEQGQSTVRFINKLDNVGILIRAHHERNDGQGYPDHLPEEAIPTGAKIIAVADAYDRMVNLKPDLDKAIGAISKATGMTQKSLTEEEALNEAAILHLKKESFTRYDPDVVKVFLNLLKTKGLAPPGEKEISFDGLKEGMVLTRPLYASSGRFLLPHNTTLTENYIRKLREFDKTDPVLDRIYVYQK